Proteins found in one Podarcis muralis chromosome 5, rPodMur119.hap1.1, whole genome shotgun sequence genomic segment:
- the PHTF1 gene encoding protein PHTF1 isoform X2: MASNGEDAIAWYQKKIGAYDQQIWEKSIEQTEMKGFKNKPKKKGRIQPDLIDVDLIRGSTFAKAKPEIPWTSLTRKGLVRVLFFPFFSQWWIQVTSWRIFTWLLALYLLQVIAIVLYYMMPVVSASEIIGPLFLMLLMGTVHCQIVSTQLSKPSGIDGSGVCRRRRKMRKYAGGDGSIPYSSLDKLSRSEEPSREGIKRGRRVADKGTETEHSSGVKRRISRSEHSLQRSKEAVLPSAEKTLVNARRSGVSDELSSEEDTDAVSQNILLRRSVEGAPSENQSRKPSVTTSVSPNQSVSQESRSYHSSGSRSGSASHRDSSSTRHDTETEDVLWDDLLHGPEYRSSYTSDSEGAKGKEAKGSKRDLKEDVFQQNHLFWLQNINPASTKVSALIWEGNECKKVDMSVLEMSGIIMSKVNAFQQGAGYQWLGNTVTIGLAFLPFLYRLFHSKTLEQLWSLSLKELLYIFCGAPTIPPVVALSAIIFLERLCLTWMFFFMMCVAERTYNQRSLFAKLFSHITSARKARKYEIPHFRLKKVENIKIWLSLRSYLKRRGPQRSVDVVVSSIFLLALSIAFICCAQLLKGYKTFLNAAYNWEFLIWETALLLFLLRLASLGSETNKKYSNISILLTEQINLYLKMEKKPNKKEQLTLANNILKLSTKLMKELDTPFRLYGLTMNPLIYNITRVVILSAVSGVISDLLGFNIRLWKIKP, translated from the exons GGCttcaaaaacaaacccaaaaagaAAGGCCGCATTCAGCCTGATCTTATAGATGTTGATTTAATCAGAG GTTCCACATTTGCCAAAGCTAAACCTGAAATCCCTTGGACATCTCTGACAAGAAAAGGGCTTGTGCGGgttcttttcttccccttttttAGCCAGTGGTGGATACAAGTAACTTCCTGGCGTATTTTTACATGGCTGCTAGCGCTCTACCTCCTACAAG tCATAGCAATTGTGTTGTACTACATGATGCCAGTTGTGAGTGCAAGTGAAATTATTGGACCATTGTTCCTTATGCTGCTGATGGGGACTGTACACTGTCAAATAGTATCTACACAGTTATCGAAGCCATCAGGAATTGATGGAAGCGGTGTTTGCCGGAGAAGGAG GAAAATGCGAAAATATGCAGGAGGCGATGGCAGCATTCCATACTCTTCCTTAGACAAACTCAGCAGATCTGAGGAGCCGTCCAGGGAGGG GATTAAAAGGGGAAGACGGGTAGCGGATAAAGGGACTGAAACGGAACATAGCAGTGGCGTGAAACGCCGGATTTCCAGATCTGAGCATAGCTTGCAGCGGTCCAAGGAGGCGGTCTTACCTAGTGCAGAAAAAACCCTG GTTAATGCCAGGCGCTCTGGGGTTTCTGATGAGCTGTCAAGTGAGGAGGATACAGATGCTGTGAGTCAGAACATTTTGTTGCGCAGAAGTGTAGAAGGTGCCCCTAGTGAAAATCAGAGCAGGAAACCTTCTGTTACTACTTCTGTTTCTCCAAACCAGTCAGTATCACAG GAGTCCAGATCCTATCATAGTAGTGGATCTCGGAGTGGCAGTGCATCCCACAGAGACTCATCCAGCACCCGCCATGACACTGAGACAGAAGATGTGCTGTGGGATGATTTGCTTCACGGGCCTGAGTACCGCTCCTCCTACACCAGTGACAGCGAGGGAGCCAAAGGAAAAGAAGCAAAGGGAAGCAAACGTGATCTGAAGGAGGATGTTTTCCAGCAG AACCACTTGTTCTGGCTACAGAACATAAACCCAGCCTCTACCAAAGTGAGTGCCCTCATCTGGGAGGGGAATGAGTGCAAGAAGGTGGACATGTCTGTGCTGGAGATGAGTGGGATCATCATGAGCAAG GTCAATGCCTTTCAGCAAGGAGCTGGTTACCAGTGGCTGGGAAATACTGTTACCATTGGCTTAGCTTTCCTTCCATTTCTCTATCGACTCTTTCACTCCAAGACCCTGGAACAGTTATGGTCCCTTTCTCTAAAAGAACTTTTATATATCTTTTGCggggctcccaccatccctccggTCGTCGCCCTTTCGGCAATCATCTTCCTTGAGCGCCTGTGCCTCACCTGGATGTTTTTCTTCATGATGTGTGTTGCTGAGAGAACATATAATCAG CGGTCTTTGTTTGCAAAACTTTTTAGCCATATCACTTCTGCTCGGAAAGCCAGGAAGTATGAAATCCCTCACTTTAGACTCAAGAAAGTTGAAAACATTAAGATCTGGCTATCACTCCGGTCCTACCTAAAG AGGCGAGGCCCACAGCGATCTGTCGACGTGGTTGTATCTTCCATCTTCTTATTGGCTCTTTCCATTGCTTTCATATGCTGTGCACAG cttttaaaaggttacAAGACATTCTTGAATGCTGCTTACAACTGGGAATTCCTAATCTGGGAAACAGCCCTGCTTCTCTTCTTGTTGCGTTTggcatccctgggctctgagaccAACAAGAAATATAGTAATATTTCAATTCTACTCACTGAGCAG ATAAACTTATATCTTAAGATGGAGAAGAAGCCAAACAAGAAAGAACAGCTCACACTGGCgaacaacattttaaaactttctaCCAAACTCATGAAG GAGTTAGATACTCCATTTAGACTGTATGGCCTGACAATGAATCCCTTAATCTACAACATTACTCGTGTGGTGATCCTGTCTGCAGTCTCTGGTGTTATAAGTGATCTACTGGGATTCAACATTAGA TTGTGGAAAATCAAACCGTGA
- the PHTF1 gene encoding protein PHTF1 isoform X1: MASNGEDAIAWYQKKIGAYDQQIWEKSIEQTEMKGFKNKPKKKGRIQPDLIDVDLIRGSTFAKAKPEIPWTSLTRKGLVRVLFFPFFSQWWIQVTSWRIFTWLLALYLLQVIAIVLYYMMPVVSASEIIGPLFLMLLMGTVHCQIVSTQLSKPSGIDGSGVCRRRRKMRKYAGGDGSIPYSSLDKLSRSEEPSREGIKRGRRVADKGTETEHSSGVKRRISRSEHSLQRSKEAVLPSAEKTLVNARRSGVSDELSSEEDTDAVSQNILLRRSVEGAPSENQSRKPSVTTSVSPNQSVSQIKEVGKSMQDSDSIEESELDTTVLHEESRSYHSSGSRSGSASHRDSSSTRHDTETEDVLWDDLLHGPEYRSSYTSDSEGAKGKEAKGSKRDLKEDVFQQNHLFWLQNINPASTKVSALIWEGNECKKVDMSVLEMSGIIMSKVNAFQQGAGYQWLGNTVTIGLAFLPFLYRLFHSKTLEQLWSLSLKELLYIFCGAPTIPPVVALSAIIFLERLCLTWMFFFMMCVAERTYNQRSLFAKLFSHITSARKARKYEIPHFRLKKVENIKIWLSLRSYLKRRGPQRSVDVVVSSIFLLALSIAFICCAQLLKGYKTFLNAAYNWEFLIWETALLLFLLRLASLGSETNKKYSNISILLTEQINLYLKMEKKPNKKEQLTLANNILKLSTKLMKELDTPFRLYGLTMNPLIYNITRVVILSAVSGVISDLLGFNIRLWKIKP; encoded by the exons GGCttcaaaaacaaacccaaaaagaAAGGCCGCATTCAGCCTGATCTTATAGATGTTGATTTAATCAGAG GTTCCACATTTGCCAAAGCTAAACCTGAAATCCCTTGGACATCTCTGACAAGAAAAGGGCTTGTGCGGgttcttttcttccccttttttAGCCAGTGGTGGATACAAGTAACTTCCTGGCGTATTTTTACATGGCTGCTAGCGCTCTACCTCCTACAAG tCATAGCAATTGTGTTGTACTACATGATGCCAGTTGTGAGTGCAAGTGAAATTATTGGACCATTGTTCCTTATGCTGCTGATGGGGACTGTACACTGTCAAATAGTATCTACACAGTTATCGAAGCCATCAGGAATTGATGGAAGCGGTGTTTGCCGGAGAAGGAG GAAAATGCGAAAATATGCAGGAGGCGATGGCAGCATTCCATACTCTTCCTTAGACAAACTCAGCAGATCTGAGGAGCCGTCCAGGGAGGG GATTAAAAGGGGAAGACGGGTAGCGGATAAAGGGACTGAAACGGAACATAGCAGTGGCGTGAAACGCCGGATTTCCAGATCTGAGCATAGCTTGCAGCGGTCCAAGGAGGCGGTCTTACCTAGTGCAGAAAAAACCCTG GTTAATGCCAGGCGCTCTGGGGTTTCTGATGAGCTGTCAAGTGAGGAGGATACAGATGCTGTGAGTCAGAACATTTTGTTGCGCAGAAGTGTAGAAGGTGCCCCTAGTGAAAATCAGAGCAGGAAACCTTCTGTTACTACTTCTGTTTCTCCAAACCAGTCAGTATCACAG ATCAAGGAGGTCGGGAAATCTATGCAAGACTCTGACAGCATAGAGGAATCGGAACTGGACACAACAGTTCTTCATGAG GAGTCCAGATCCTATCATAGTAGTGGATCTCGGAGTGGCAGTGCATCCCACAGAGACTCATCCAGCACCCGCCATGACACTGAGACAGAAGATGTGCTGTGGGATGATTTGCTTCACGGGCCTGAGTACCGCTCCTCCTACACCAGTGACAGCGAGGGAGCCAAAGGAAAAGAAGCAAAGGGAAGCAAACGTGATCTGAAGGAGGATGTTTTCCAGCAG AACCACTTGTTCTGGCTACAGAACATAAACCCAGCCTCTACCAAAGTGAGTGCCCTCATCTGGGAGGGGAATGAGTGCAAGAAGGTGGACATGTCTGTGCTGGAGATGAGTGGGATCATCATGAGCAAG GTCAATGCCTTTCAGCAAGGAGCTGGTTACCAGTGGCTGGGAAATACTGTTACCATTGGCTTAGCTTTCCTTCCATTTCTCTATCGACTCTTTCACTCCAAGACCCTGGAACAGTTATGGTCCCTTTCTCTAAAAGAACTTTTATATATCTTTTGCggggctcccaccatccctccggTCGTCGCCCTTTCGGCAATCATCTTCCTTGAGCGCCTGTGCCTCACCTGGATGTTTTTCTTCATGATGTGTGTTGCTGAGAGAACATATAATCAG CGGTCTTTGTTTGCAAAACTTTTTAGCCATATCACTTCTGCTCGGAAAGCCAGGAAGTATGAAATCCCTCACTTTAGACTCAAGAAAGTTGAAAACATTAAGATCTGGCTATCACTCCGGTCCTACCTAAAG AGGCGAGGCCCACAGCGATCTGTCGACGTGGTTGTATCTTCCATCTTCTTATTGGCTCTTTCCATTGCTTTCATATGCTGTGCACAG cttttaaaaggttacAAGACATTCTTGAATGCTGCTTACAACTGGGAATTCCTAATCTGGGAAACAGCCCTGCTTCTCTTCTTGTTGCGTTTggcatccctgggctctgagaccAACAAGAAATATAGTAATATTTCAATTCTACTCACTGAGCAG ATAAACTTATATCTTAAGATGGAGAAGAAGCCAAACAAGAAAGAACAGCTCACACTGGCgaacaacattttaaaactttctaCCAAACTCATGAAG GAGTTAGATACTCCATTTAGACTGTATGGCCTGACAATGAATCCCTTAATCTACAACATTACTCGTGTGGTGATCCTGTCTGCAGTCTCTGGTGTTATAAGTGATCTACTGGGATTCAACATTAGA TTGTGGAAAATCAAACCGTGA
- the PHTF1 gene encoding protein PHTF1 isoform X3 — MMPVVSASEIIGPLFLMLLMGTVHCQIVSTQLSKPSGIDGSGVCRRRRKMRKYAGGDGSIPYSSLDKLSRSEEPSREGIKRGRRVADKGTETEHSSGVKRRISRSEHSLQRSKEAVLPSAEKTLVNARRSGVSDELSSEEDTDAVSQNILLRRSVEGAPSENQSRKPSVTTSVSPNQSVSQIKEVGKSMQDSDSIEESELDTTVLHEESRSYHSSGSRSGSASHRDSSSTRHDTETEDVLWDDLLHGPEYRSSYTSDSEGAKGKEAKGSKRDLKEDVFQQNHLFWLQNINPASTKVSALIWEGNECKKVDMSVLEMSGIIMSKVNAFQQGAGYQWLGNTVTIGLAFLPFLYRLFHSKTLEQLWSLSLKELLYIFCGAPTIPPVVALSAIIFLERLCLTWMFFFMMCVAERTYNQRSLFAKLFSHITSARKARKYEIPHFRLKKVENIKIWLSLRSYLKRRGPQRSVDVVVSSIFLLALSIAFICCAQLLKGYKTFLNAAYNWEFLIWETALLLFLLRLASLGSETNKKYSNISILLTEQINLYLKMEKKPNKKEQLTLANNILKLSTKLMKELDTPFRLYGLTMNPLIYNITRVVILSAVSGVISDLLGFNIRLWKIKP, encoded by the exons ATGATGCCAGTTGTGAGTGCAAGTGAAATTATTGGACCATTGTTCCTTATGCTGCTGATGGGGACTGTACACTGTCAAATAGTATCTACACAGTTATCGAAGCCATCAGGAATTGATGGAAGCGGTGTTTGCCGGAGAAGGAG GAAAATGCGAAAATATGCAGGAGGCGATGGCAGCATTCCATACTCTTCCTTAGACAAACTCAGCAGATCTGAGGAGCCGTCCAGGGAGGG GATTAAAAGGGGAAGACGGGTAGCGGATAAAGGGACTGAAACGGAACATAGCAGTGGCGTGAAACGCCGGATTTCCAGATCTGAGCATAGCTTGCAGCGGTCCAAGGAGGCGGTCTTACCTAGTGCAGAAAAAACCCTG GTTAATGCCAGGCGCTCTGGGGTTTCTGATGAGCTGTCAAGTGAGGAGGATACAGATGCTGTGAGTCAGAACATTTTGTTGCGCAGAAGTGTAGAAGGTGCCCCTAGTGAAAATCAGAGCAGGAAACCTTCTGTTACTACTTCTGTTTCTCCAAACCAGTCAGTATCACAG ATCAAGGAGGTCGGGAAATCTATGCAAGACTCTGACAGCATAGAGGAATCGGAACTGGACACAACAGTTCTTCATGAG GAGTCCAGATCCTATCATAGTAGTGGATCTCGGAGTGGCAGTGCATCCCACAGAGACTCATCCAGCACCCGCCATGACACTGAGACAGAAGATGTGCTGTGGGATGATTTGCTTCACGGGCCTGAGTACCGCTCCTCCTACACCAGTGACAGCGAGGGAGCCAAAGGAAAAGAAGCAAAGGGAAGCAAACGTGATCTGAAGGAGGATGTTTTCCAGCAG AACCACTTGTTCTGGCTACAGAACATAAACCCAGCCTCTACCAAAGTGAGTGCCCTCATCTGGGAGGGGAATGAGTGCAAGAAGGTGGACATGTCTGTGCTGGAGATGAGTGGGATCATCATGAGCAAG GTCAATGCCTTTCAGCAAGGAGCTGGTTACCAGTGGCTGGGAAATACTGTTACCATTGGCTTAGCTTTCCTTCCATTTCTCTATCGACTCTTTCACTCCAAGACCCTGGAACAGTTATGGTCCCTTTCTCTAAAAGAACTTTTATATATCTTTTGCggggctcccaccatccctccggTCGTCGCCCTTTCGGCAATCATCTTCCTTGAGCGCCTGTGCCTCACCTGGATGTTTTTCTTCATGATGTGTGTTGCTGAGAGAACATATAATCAG CGGTCTTTGTTTGCAAAACTTTTTAGCCATATCACTTCTGCTCGGAAAGCCAGGAAGTATGAAATCCCTCACTTTAGACTCAAGAAAGTTGAAAACATTAAGATCTGGCTATCACTCCGGTCCTACCTAAAG AGGCGAGGCCCACAGCGATCTGTCGACGTGGTTGTATCTTCCATCTTCTTATTGGCTCTTTCCATTGCTTTCATATGCTGTGCACAG cttttaaaaggttacAAGACATTCTTGAATGCTGCTTACAACTGGGAATTCCTAATCTGGGAAACAGCCCTGCTTCTCTTCTTGTTGCGTTTggcatccctgggctctgagaccAACAAGAAATATAGTAATATTTCAATTCTACTCACTGAGCAG ATAAACTTATATCTTAAGATGGAGAAGAAGCCAAACAAGAAAGAACAGCTCACACTGGCgaacaacattttaaaactttctaCCAAACTCATGAAG GAGTTAGATACTCCATTTAGACTGTATGGCCTGACAATGAATCCCTTAATCTACAACATTACTCGTGTGGTGATCCTGTCTGCAGTCTCTGGTGTTATAAGTGATCTACTGGGATTCAACATTAGA TTGTGGAAAATCAAACCGTGA